The following coding sequences are from one Lolium rigidum isolate FL_2022 chromosome 6, APGP_CSIRO_Lrig_0.1, whole genome shotgun sequence window:
- the LOC124666580 gene encoding mucin-1-like encodes MTVIDFIEVSDDFIDLTSDEETVQQDNIATQPQASLVDRQAVSVLADEGKQDGQASFASAGEGSREATESGNASVATTSPSVMEKVPLDMAESQNCPSSPTSAPLASPACATPKVLSSEVGDPKQDVFVLAGEGSQDAQTAFVSAGEGSQEDTESANALVATALPSAMEKVPLDTAESKSCPNSPTSAPLPSPASITLKDVTSEDGDTQLGATVSPSGMEKPLLDTAESMNCPTSASTPLHSLVSTTPKVLTSEDGDTQLGATIAPSGMEKALLDTAESKNCLTSPASAPLPSLASTTPKAPTSEDGGTKLARAKHPKKNYHTSTPRRSPRLRECCNNPVEELTTSHKRSRMLKPAEELDAASDNAESTKTFSTDNAN; translated from the exons ATGACAGTTATAGATTTCATagaagtgagtgatgattttattGACTTGACCAGCGATGAGGAGACTGTTCAACAGGATAACATTGCAACTCAGCCCCAGGCGTCGTTAGTGGATAGGCAGGCTGTGTCTGTCCTAGCTGATGAAGGAAAGCAAGATGGGCAGGCTTCATTTGCCTCTGCTGGTGAAGGAAGTCGAGAAGCTACTGAATCTGGAAATGCTTCGGTGGCTACCACATCTCCCTCAGTTATGGAAAAAGTGCCTCTGGATATGGCTGAATCACAGAATTGTCCTAGCTCCCCAACATCAGCTCCACTCGCCA GCCCGGCTTGTGCCACTCCGAAGGTTCTGTCCTCTGAAGTTGGTGACCCAAAGCAGGATGTGTTTGTCCTAGCTGGTGAAGGAAGTCAAGATGCGCAGACTGCATTTGTCTCAGCTGGTGAAGGAAGTCAAGAGGATACCGAGTCTGCAAATGCTTTGGTAGCTACCGCATTGCCCTCGGCTATGGAAAAAGTGCCTCTTGATACAGCTGAATCGAAGAGTTGTCCTAACTCCCCAACATCAGCACCACTCCCCA GCCCGGCTTCTATCACTCTGAAGGATGTGACCTCTGAAGATGGCGACACACAGCTGGGAGCTACCGTATCGCCCTCGGGTATGGAAAAACCGCTTCTTGATACTGCTGAATCAATGAATTGTCCTACCTCAGCATCAACGCCACTCCACA GCCTGGTTTCTACCACTCCGAAGGTTCTGACCTCTGAAGATGGTGACACACAGCTCGGAGCTACTATAGCGCCCTCGGGTATGGAAAAGGCGCTTCTTGATACTGCTGAATCAAAGAATTGTCTTACCTCCCCAGCATCAGCTCCACTCCCCA GCCTGGCTTCTACCACTCCGAAGGCTCCGACGTCTGAAGATGGTGGCACAAAGCTGGCTAGAGCGAAACATCCTAAGAAGAACTACCACACAAGTACTCCAAGGAGAAGTCCTAGATTGCGCGAATGTTGTAACAATCCTGTCGAGGAGCTGACAACCAGTCACAAGAGGTCTCGCATGCTCAAGCCAGCAGAAGAATTGGATGCCGCTAGCGACAATGCAGAATCTACAAAGACCTTCTCTACTGACAACGCAAACTAA
- the LOC124658809 gene encoding E3 ubiquitin-protein ligase SINA-like 10, with product MAEEVASKRIKTEKDHGAGPEPDGVAAEGGRSDGEIFVKIQSELLRCRICLEPLKPPVFKCEAGHVLCSVCMEKLREVGSVLGLGIFCDVCRKNTSYCRCVELEQVIDAIKVPCSNQTYGCNESIIYHEKEKHETECTHAPCYCPENDCDFRGGTCCLLDHFVTAHGWSPTNFSYNKPLKISVARDHRFTLLVGEDQTMFLLTNTLTEIGSAITMVCVRPHESEPSYSCNISAAQVVAGGKAEGRLVFQKDPLVSSSSLVGGVQLGKFFLLVPPELADSSSGELTLHIRVDRLAP from the exons ATGGCGGAAGAAGTAGCGAGCAAGAGGATCAAGACGGAGAAGGACCATGGAGCGGGGCCGGAGCCGGACGGGGTGGCGGCGGAAGGGGGCAGGTCGGATGGCGAGATATTCGTCAAGATACAGTCCGAGCTCCTCCGCTGCAGGATCTGCCTCGAGCCCCTCAAGCCACCCGTCTTCAAG TGCGAGGCTGGACATGTCTTGTGTTCTGTGTGCATGGAAAAGCTCCGCGAGGTTGGGTCTGTTTTAGGATTGGGCATTTTTTGTGATGTGTGTCGCAAAAATACTAGCTACTGCCGTTGCGTCGAACTCGAGCAAGTCATCGACGCCATCAAAGTGCCATGCTCAAACCAGACATATGGCTGCAATGAGTCCATCATCTACCACGAGAAAGAGAAGCATGAAACTGAATGTACACATGCTCCATGCTACTGCCCAGAGAATGACTGTGATTTCAGAGGGGGAACATGTTGTCTTCTGGACCACTTCGTCACAGCGCACGGCTGGTCGCCGACCAACTTCAGCTACAACAAACCACTGAAGATATCCGTTGCTCGTGACCACCGGTTCACGCTCCTCGTCGGGGAAGACCAAACCATGTTCCTCCTGACCAATACTCTGACGGAAATTGGCAGCGCTATCACCATGGTCTGTGTCCGGCCTCATGAATCTGAACCGAGCTATTCATGCAACATATCGGCCGCTCAGGTTGTTGCTGGTGGAAAAGCCGAAGGGAGGCTTGTGTTCCAGAAGGATCCTCTTGTGTCAAGCAGCTCGCTGGTGGGTGGAGTTCAGTTGGGCAAGTTCTTCCTGCTGGTTCCCCCTGAACTCGCTGATAGCTCATCAGGTGAACTCACCTTACACATCCGTGTTGACAGACTGGCGCCATAG